The Synechococcus sp. UW69 DNA segment CGCTTCTGGAGGAACGCCGCATGAGCCAGCCCCTGAGCAACGTGGGGCTGCTGCAGCGCAGCAGTGGCCTGATTGGAGCTTCATCCACCACAAAACGCCCAGCCACCAACCAACGGATCAAGGGCTGGCAGGTGTTGGATCAAAGCTGCCGCGAGTTTCTCGATCTCCTGGCCCTGCTGGTGCTGGGGTGTGTGATCGCAGCTCTGGTGCAGACCTGGCTGCCGCGCAGTTGGCTCTTGGCCGTTGGGGGCGCACCGACGGCGTCGATCCTGGCCTTGATGCTGCTGGCCGTCGTGGTGTCGGTCTGCTCCAGCGTGGATGCCTTTCTCGCCCTCGGATTTGCAGCTCAGATCACGCCAGGAGCCCTTCTGGCGTTTCTGTTGCTGGGCCCCGTCGTTGATCTCAAACTGGCGGGACTGTTCACGGTGCTGATGCGCCCACGGGCCATCGTGATCACTGCGATCAGTGCGAGTCTTGGGGTGCTGCTGATCGGTCAGTGGATCAACCTGTGGCAGCTGTGAGGGGCTGGTCGTGCTGAAGAGCGGATCCCTGATGG contains these protein-coding regions:
- a CDS encoding permease; the protein is MDKLATAWAIFQGLLLEAIPFLMLGVAIAGLARWAVPPGAWIDRLPKNPVLAPIIGALMGFALPACECGNVPVARRLLASGAPMGTAFGFLFAAPVLNPIVLASTWAAFPDQPWLLVARPLGAFLLAILLSLLLVQLPETQLLATALLEERRMSQPLSNVGLLQRSSGLIGASSTTKRPATNQRIKGWQVLDQSCREFLDLLALLVLGCVIAALVQTWLPRSWLLAVGGAPTASILALMLLAVVVSVCSSVDAFLALGFAAQITPGALLAFLLLGPVVDLKLAGLFTVLMRPRAIVITAISASLGVLLIGQWINLWQL